In a genomic window of Plutella xylostella chromosome 16, ilPluXylo3.1, whole genome shotgun sequence:
- the LOC105386877 gene encoding apoptosis-inducing factor 3, with translation MSLFVVFRASRVLNKAARSLVQGTSLFQNSNMGTIISKSLCPNGSGPNANTGQSGASSQASSQVLATNNYVEAVVCNENDLKENEMKVFDIGDEGKVLLVKQKGEFSAVGHKCTHYGAPLVAGALSDGRIRCQWHGACFNLKTGDIEDFPGFDSLPCYQVTVGSKGEVKVRAKISDLKSNKRIKEASAGAGCAGGVVVVVGAGPSGGTCAETLRSEGFQGRIVLLGKEPYLPYDRVKVSKLTAHPEIEKLQARTQEYYNNANIEVMKGVAATKVEPEHKFVHLSNGTKLQYSALYLATGSKPRVPDVPGADLQNIFTLRNIDDTIKLIDALGDKKDKNLVVLGLSYIGLETAASYNEKAKSVTVVGTDSAPLAKIFGTEIGQSLQKLFEEKGVKFHFNTTIVKCNGENGAIKSVELRDGTTLPADVVVFGVGTTLYTDFLRDSGIAMEPNGAVTVDDKLQTNIKDIFAGGDIAHAPVFANENAKTSVGHIGLSQYHGRVAALNILKKNVPLRAVPYFWTMLFGKSIRYAGTGTGVSTLVDGDVAALKFVIFFFNEAERVVAVASCMRDPVVSQFAEFLHQGKSLYKKDLEQDRFAWTKTIQP, from the exons ATGAGTTTGTTTGTTGTATTTAGAGCTAGCCGTGTTTTGAACAAGGCCGCTCGGAGTTTAGTCCAAG gaaCATCACTGTTTCAAAACTCTAATATGGGTACCATAATTTCAAAATCTCTGTGTCCTAACGGTAGTGGACCAAATGCAAACACAGGACAAT CTGGAGCCTCATCACAAGCCTCATCGCAAGTTTTGGCTACTAACAACTATGTAGAAGCAGTAGTGTGCAATGAAAATGAcctcaaagaaaatgaaatgaaagttTTTGATATAGGAGATGAAGGGAAAGTGTTGTTGGTGAAACAGAAGGGCGAATTTAGTGCTGTTGGGCATAAATGTACCCATTATGGAGCCCCCCTGGTCGCCGGTGCCCTCAGCGATGGCAGAATCAGGTGCCAGTGGCATGGAGCTTGCTTTAACTTGAAGACTGGTGATATTGAAGACTTCCCTGGGTTTGATTCTCTACCATGCTATCAAGTCACTGTCGGATCCAAAGGTGAAGTTAAG GTGCGTGCCAAGATCAGCGACTTGAAGTCGAACAAGCGCATCAAGGAGGCGTCGGCGGGGGCGGGGTGCGCGGGCGgcgtggtggtggtggtgggcGCCGGGCCCTCGGGCGGCACCTGCGCCGAGACGCTGCGCAGCGAGGGCTTCCAGGGACGCATCGTGCTCCTCGGCAAGGAACCCTACCTACCCTACGACAGGGTCAAAGTCTCCAAACTAACCGCCCATCCCGAAATAGAAAAACTACAGGCCAGAACACAAGAGTACTACAACAACGCCAACATCGAGGTCATGAAAGGAGTCGCGGCCACTAAAGTGGAGCCCGAGCACAAGTTTGTCCACCTCAGCAATGGCACTAAGCTCCAGTACTCAGCGCTGTACCTGGCCACCGGGTCGAAGCCTCGAGTGCCCGATGTACCCGGCGCCGATCTACAGAACATATTCACGCTCAGAAACATCGACGACACGATCAAACTGATCGACGCCCTCGGCGACAAAAAAGATAAGAACCTAGTGGTCCTCGGACTGAGCTACATCGGGCTGGAGACGGCAGCCTCCTACAACGAGAAGGCCAAGTCCGTGACCGTCGTCGGCACCGACTCCGCGCCTCTAGCGAAGATATTCGGAACCGAAATCGGTCAGAGCCTGCAAAAGCTGTTTGAGGAAAAGGGCGTCAAGTTCCATTTCAACACGACGATAGTAAAGTGCAATGGTGAGAATGGTGCTATCAAGTCAGTGGAGCTGCGGGACGGGACCACACTGCCAGCAGATGTGGTTGTGTTCGGCGTGGGAACCACTCTCTACACGGACTTCCTGAGAGATAGCGGTATCGCCATGGAGCCCAACGGTGCGGTCACCGTGGACGATAAACTGCAGACGAACATCAAGGACATATTTGCGGGCGGCGACATAGCGCATGCGCCGGTGTTCGCCAATGAGAATGCTAAAACGTCTGTGGGTCATATAGGGCTGTCGCAATACCACGGTAGGGTTGCCGCGCTGAATATACTCAAGAAGAATGTTCCGCTGAGGGCTGTGCCGTATTTCTGGACGATGTTGTTTGGCAAGTCTATCCGGTACGCTGGGACCGGGACCGGAGTGAGTACTCTGGTGGACGGAGACGTGGCAGCCCTCAAGTTCGTGATCTTCTTCTTCAACGAGGCGGAGCGCGTGGTGGCCGTGGCCTCGTGCATGCGCGACCCCGTCGTGTCCCAGTTCGCAGAGTTCCTCCATCAAGGGAAATCTCTTTATAAGAAGGATCTAGAACAGGATAGGTTTGCGTGGACCAAAACTATCCAGCCTTGA
- the LOC105386879 gene encoding signal peptide peptidase-like 3, producing MAQVGANMEYQEYKWAYSIMDSSKVSACLISMLLIVYGSFRSLNMEREARERAEREKEASLLGGKPAPAAHASNVQTLNTMQALCFPLGSSVALLVMFFFFDSMQTLVAICTAIIACAALAFLLTPLCQYVSGGARAAVCGRYSGPELAATLLAAAIVAVWVLTGHWLLMDAMGMGLCVTFIALIRLPSLKVSTLLLTGLLLYDVFWVFFSEYIFTTNVMVKVATRPAENPMNVVARRLQLGGAMRDAPKLSLPAKLVFPSMHHQGHFSMLGLGDIVMPGLLLCFVLRYDAYKKATLVCQMGQVPGPRSMSSRLTYFHCSLLGYFLGLLTATVSAEVFKAAQPALLYLVPFTLLPLLTMAYVKGDLRRMWSEPFIPPSGKAGADFDV from the exons ATGGCTCAAGTAGGGGCTAATATGGAATACCAGGAATACAAGTGGGCCTACTCAATCATGGACTCCTCCAA GGTATCGGCGTGTCTCATATCCATGCTGCTGATCGTGTACGGCAGCTTCCGCTCGCTGAACATGGAGCGGGAGGCGCGCGAGCGGGCCGAGCGCGAGAAGGAGGCCTCGCTGCTGGGCGGCaagcccgcgcccgccgcgcacGCTAGTA ACGTGCAGACGCTCAACACGATGCAGGCGCTGTGCTTCCCGCTCGGCTCCTCCGTGGCGCTGCTCGTCATGTTCTTCTTCTTCGACTCCATGCAGACGCTGGTCGCCATTTGTACTGCCA TAATAGCGTGCGCGGCCCTAGCCTTCCTCCTAACCCCTCTGTGCCAGTACGtgagcggcggcgcgcgcgcggcggtgTGCGGGCGCTACTCGGGGCCGGAGCTGGCGGCCACGCTGCTGGCCGCCGCCATCGTGGCCGTGTGGGTGCTCACCGGACACTGGCTGCTTATGGACG CGATGGGCATGGGCCTCTGCGTAACGTTCATCGCGCTCATCCGGCTGCCGTCGCTGAAGGTGTCCACGCTGCTCCTCACCGGCCTGCTGCTGTACGACGTGTTCTGGGTCTTCTTCTCCGAGTACATCTTCACCACTAATGTCATGGTCAAAGTGGCCACTAG GCCCGCAGAGAACCCGATGAACGTGGTGGCGCGGCGGCTGCAGCTGGGCGGCGCCATGCGCGACGCGCCCAAGCTGTCCCTCCCCGCCAAGCTGGTGTTCCCCTCCATGCACCACCAGGGACACTTCTCCATGCTCG GTCTGGGAGACATCGTAATGCCGGGCCTGCTCCTCTGCTTCGTGCTGCGCTACGACGCGTACAAGAAGGCCACGCTCGTGTGCCAGATGGGGCAGGTGCCCGGCCCGAGGTCTATG AGTTCCCGCCTCACGTACTTCCACTGCTCGCTGCTGGGCTACTTCCTCGGGCTGCTCACGGCCACGGTGAGCGCGGAGGTGTTCAAGGCGGCGCAGCCCGCGCTGCTGTACCTCGTGCCGTTCACGCTGCTGCCGCTGCTCACCATGGCCTATGTTAAG GGCGATCTCAGAAGAATGTGGAGCGAGCCGTTCATCCCGCCGTCGGGCAAGGCGGGCGCGGACTTCGACGTGTGA
- the LOC105386880 gene encoding coiled-coil domain-containing protein 86, which translates to MSNDSTDKVLSIVASIKNQNSNTPTESIAEEEEVTVKSAVKKDVIAGKPKSGRFWKSKRERFSSVVKTKGIKPDFQAKTALRLELKRTKDLSKQALEQINLKKLAQKERRRENIKKTEENKRKSEVVQVITNTAKLKRMRKKQLRFIQKRDTNKEVEAAK; encoded by the exons ATGTCGAATGATAGCACCGATAAAGTGCTTTCGATAGTGGCCAGTATAAAAAACCAGAACAGCAATACACCTACAGAAAGTATAGCTGAAGAAGAAGAGGTTACCGTTAAGAGTGCAGTGAAGAAAGATGTGATCGCGGGGAAACCTAAAAGCGGCAGATTCTGGAAATCTAAACGGGAAAG ATTTTCTTCTGTTGTCAAAACTAAAGGCATTAAACCAGATTTTCAAGCAAAAACAGCACTGCGTCTTGAATTAAAGAGGACTAAAGATTTATCTAAACAAGCACTAGAGCAGATAAATCTGAAGAAATTAGCCCAGAAAGAGAGAAGGAGGGAGAATATTAAGAAGACGGAGGAAAACAAGAGGAAGTCTGAAGTGGTCCAGGTCATCACAAACACCGCCAAACTGAAGAGAATGCGGAAGAAACAGCTCCGGTTCATACAGAAGAGAGATACTAACAAAGAAGTGGAGGCAgctaaataa
- the LOC105386882 gene encoding actin-related protein 2/3 complex subunit 3 — protein sequence MPAYHSTLTDYTQSVGNLALLPIRTTFRGPAPINPKLELDVIDEALNYFKANVFFRFYEIKSDADRVLIYLTLYVSECLKKLQKCSSKSQGQQEMYMLAISKFDIPGEPGFPLNSVYAKPSSPQESDLMRQYLQQLRHETGNRVVEKVFATEDGKPSKWWLCFAKRKFMDKSLSGPGQ from the exons ATGCCG GCGTATCACTCGACGTTGACTGACTACACCCAGTCTGTTGGAAACCTGGCGTTGCTGCCAATCCGGACCACCTTCAGAGGGCCAGCTCCAATAAACCCCAAGCTAGAATTAGATGTTATTGATGAAGCACTCAACTACTTCAAAGCTAATGTGTTCTTCAGATTCTATGAGATCAAG TCGGACGCAGACAGAGTGCTGATCTACCTGACGCTGTATGTGTCGGAGTGCTTGAAGAAGCTGCAGAAGTGCTCCAGCAAGAGCCAGGGCCAGCAGGAGATGTACATGCTGGCCATCTCCAAGTTTGACATCCCGGGAGAGCCGGGGTTCCCCCTCAACTCTGTTTATGCTAAACCTTCCAGCCCCCAGGAATCAG ATTTAATGAGGCAGTATTTACAACAGCTCCGTCATGAAACAGGGAATAGAGTGGTTGAAAAG GTGTTTGCAACTGAAGATGGGAAGCCGAGCAAGTGGTGGCTCTGCTTCGCCAAGAGGAAATTCATGGACAAGTCTCTCTCAGGACCCGGCCAATAG
- the LOC105386881 gene encoding short-chain specific acyl-CoA dehydrogenase, mitochondrial — MLSIFSKTAQVIAPSITKQSRCIASLSALSDTYQMLHKTCRDFAEGELKPHAAKFDKEHLYPADAIKKMGELGLMAIATPEELGGAGLDYLAYAIALEEISRGCASAGVIMSVNNSLYLGPVLGWGTDKQKKEFVTPFTTGDPIGCFALSEPGNGSDAGAASTTAKDGGDKWILNGTKCWITNGYESKATVVFATTDKSLKHKGISAFVLPKPIKGLELGKKEDKLGIRASSTCSLIFEDCEIPKENILGEPGFGFKIAMMTLDAGRIGIASQALGIAQASLDVAVEYSSKRIAFGKPIMKLQAIQSKLSDMALKIESARLLTWRAAWLKDNKKPYTKEAAMAKLAASEAATFASHQCIQVLGGMGYVSDMPAERHYRDARITEIYEGTSEIQRLVIAGQLIKEYGL, encoded by the exons ATGTTAAGTATTTTCTCCAAGACGGCCCAAGTAATCG CACCatcaataacaaaacaatCAAGATGTATAGCTTCGCTATCAGCCCTGTCCGACACGTACCAGATGCTCCACAAGACGTGCAGGGACTTCGCCGAGGGGGAGCTGAAGCCTCATGCCGCTAAGTTCGACAAAGAACACTTGTACCCTGCAGATGCCATCAAGAAGATGGGTGAGCTGGGTCTCATGGCTATAGCGACGCCGGAGGAGCTGGGAGGCGCGGGGCTGGACTACCTGGCGTACGCCATCGCCCTCGAGGAGATCTCTCGCGGCTGCGCCTCGGCAGGCGTCATCATGTCCGTCAACAACTCCCTGTACCTCGGCCCTGTGCTTGGATGGGGAACAGATAAGCAGAAGAAAGAGTTTGTTACACCATTTACAACAG GTGACCCTATTGGTTGTTTTGCCCTGTCGGAGCCAGGGAATGGCTCTGATGCTGGTGCAGCATCCACCACAGCTAAAGATGGTGGTGACAAGTGGATCCTGAATGGGACTAAATGTTGGATCACCAATGGTTATGAAAGCAAGGCCACAGTTGTATTTGCAACCACTGACAAAAGTCTAAAGCACAAAGGAATCTCAGCATTTGTTTTGCCAAAACCAATAAAAGGTCTAGAGTTAGGGAAAAAGGAAGATAAACTAGGCATCAGAGCATCATCCACTTGCTCACTAATATTTGAAGACTGTGAAATACCAAAAGAAAATATTCTGGGAGAGCCCGGCTTTGGGTTCAAGATTGCCATGATGACCCTGGATGCTGGTCGCATCGGCATTGCTTCACAGGCCTTAGGGATTGCACAG GCATCTCTGGATGTTGCTGTGGAATATTCGTCCAAGAGGATAGCATTTGGCAAGCCCATAATGAAGCTGCAAGCTATTCAGAGCAAGCTGTCAGACATGGCGCTGAAGATCGAGTCAGCTCGCCTGCTGACGTGGCGCGCGGCTTGGCTCAAGGACAACAAGAAGCCCTATACTAAAGAAGCAGCTATGGCCAAGTTGGCTGCTTCTGAAGCTGCTACATTTGCTTCACATCAGTGCATACag GTTCTTGGAGGTATGGGCTACGTGTCGGACATGCCGGCGGAGAGACACTACCGCGACGCGCGCATCACCGAGATATACGAGGGGACGTCAGAGATCCAGAGACTAGTCATAGCAGGGCAGCTCATCAAGGAATATGGGCTCTGA
- the LOC105386883 gene encoding zinc finger SWIM domain-containing protein 7-like produces the protein MSCNTSEIPTIALSILNRVEARINKSDIKQITDEELLSLYSVFGAALQRALDILEKNPTLTIYATSNNKRELIEIKGDNDRCYRVFPRINFCPCRAFRHQVIERKVQVTCKHIIAARLALILNRTALHEVTSDQYLMLLKSMFDLEDS, from the exons ATGAGTTGTAATACATCTGAAATACCAACTATAGCTTTATCAATTTTGAACCGAGTGGAAGCACGAATTAATAAATCAGACATTAAACaaa TTACAGACGAAGAGTTACTTTCGCTTTATTCCGTATTTGGAGCAGCATTACAGAGAGCTTTGGATATACTTGAGAAAAATCCAACGCTCACTATCTATGCAACTTCTAATAATAAAAGAGAGTTGATAGAGATCAAGGGAGACAACGACCGTTGCTACAGGGTGTTCCCTCGCATCAACTTCTGTCCGTGCCGCGCCTTCCGCCATCAGGTCATCGAGAGGAAGGTGCAAGTCACTTGTAAACACATCATAGCTGCAAGATTAGCATTGATACTCAACAGAACTGCCTTGCATGAAGTGACGAGTGACCAGTATTTGATGTTGTTGAAGTCCATGTTTGATCTAGAGGACAGCTAG